The Struthio camelus isolate bStrCam1 chromosome 14, bStrCam1.hap1, whole genome shotgun sequence genome has a window encoding:
- the IPPK gene encoding inositol-pentakisphosphate 2-kinase isoform X1, with protein sequence MEVEKMDENEWKYHGEGNQSLVVSHCQRCVVLRFLKFPPNQNKTSEEILHHLQNIVDFGKHVMKQFFGENYVHHGEIVQLPLDFIRQLCLKIQPERPESRCDKDMDALSGYAMCLPNLTRLQTYRFAEHRPILCIEIKPKCGFIPFSSHVSQEIKHKVCRYCMHQHLKVANGKWKRPSKYCPLDLFSGNKQRMHFALKSLLQEAQNNLKIFKNGELIYGCKDDQDSVSDWNELARHLKPFFFPSNGLVSGPHCTRTIVKELIHVITMALLSSTDACRAGDMRTVPISQGRSYCEASAFNKELVRNGKHKLESSGLPRGCLLYKTLQAQMLDMLDIEGLYPLYNRVEQYLEEFPEERSTLQIDGPYNEAFYEKLLDLSTEDDGTVAFALTKVQQYRIAMTAKDCSIMIALSPCLQDECSEQRPVVLASKSRFTFSVSVLDLDLKPYESILHQYKLDGKIVNYYLKNVQAKDDPVMSSLFKETEDCTLVLHKV encoded by the exons acatcAGAAGAAATACTACACCATCTGCAAAACATCGTAGATTTTGGAAAACATGTCATGAAGCAGTTCTTCGGGGAGAATTACGTTCATCATGGG gaaattgTTCAACTGCCTTTAGACTTCATCAGACAGCTGTGTTTAAAGATTCAGCCAGAGAGGCCAG AGTCTCGCTGCGATAAAGACATGGACGCTCTTAGCGGTTATGCAATGTGCCTTCCTAATCTTACCAGGCTGCAGACCTATCGTTTTGCGGAACATCGGCCAATCCTCTGCATAGAGATTAAG ccaaAGTGTGGCTTCATTCCTTTCTCCAGCCATGTTTCACAGGAGATAAAGCACAAGGTGTGTCGTTATTGTATGCATCAGCATTTAAag GTAGCAAATGGAAAATGGAAGCGACCAAGTAAATATTGTCCATTAGATCTCTTCTCAGG aaataaacaGAGAATGCACTTTGCTTTGAAGAGCTTATTACAGGAGGCACAGAAcaacttgaaaatatttaag aATGGTGAACTAATTTATGGCTGTAAAGATGATCAGGACTCTGTTTCTGACTGGAACGAGCTTGCTCGTCActtaaaacctttcttttttccttcaaatgggTTGGTCAGTGGACCACACTGTACAAGGACAATTGTTAAAGAATTAATCCATGTTATAACTATGGCACTACTAAGTAGTACTGATGCCTGCAGGGCAGGTGATATGAGGACAGTTCCCATTTCACAAGGAAGAAGCTACTGTGAAGCAAGTGCTTTTAATAAGGAGCTAGTAAGAAATG GGAAGCATAAATTGGAAAGCTCTGGCTTACCGAGGGGTTGTCTCCTTTATAAAACCCTTCAGGCTCAGATGCTTGACATGCTGGATATTGAAGGACTCTATCCTTTGTACAATAGAGTTGAACAGTACTTAGAGGAATTTCCTGAAGAGAG aaGTACACTGCAGATAGATGGGCCTTATAATGAAGCATTTTATGAGAAGCTGCTAGATCTTTCAACTGAAGACGATGGAACAGTAGCATTTGCGTTAACAAAG GTGCAGCAGTACAGAATAGCAATGACTGCGAAAGACTGCTCCATCATGATTGCCCTTTCACCTTGTCTACAAGACGAATG ctcTGAGCAAAGACCTGTGGTACTAGCATCCAAATCAAGATTcaccttttctgtttctgtcctgGACCTCGATCTTAAACCATATGAAAGCATTCTTCACCAGTACAAACTCGACGGCAAGATAGTAAACTATTATTTGAAGAATGTACAGGCCAAAGATGACCCAGTTATGTCCAGTCTCTTCAAGGAGACTGAAGACTGCACATTAGTTCTCCATAAAGTGTAA
- the IPPK gene encoding inositol-pentakisphosphate 2-kinase isoform X2, with product MKQFFGENYVHHGEIVQLPLDFIRQLCLKIQPERPESRCDKDMDALSGYAMCLPNLTRLQTYRFAEHRPILCIEIKPKCGFIPFSSHVSQEIKHKVCRYCMHQHLKVANGKWKRPSKYCPLDLFSGNKQRMHFALKSLLQEAQNNLKIFKNGELIYGCKDDQDSVSDWNELARHLKPFFFPSNGLVSGPHCTRTIVKELIHVITMALLSSTDACRAGDMRTVPISQGRSYCEASAFNKELVRNGKHKLESSGLPRGCLLYKTLQAQMLDMLDIEGLYPLYNRVEQYLEEFPEERSTLQIDGPYNEAFYEKLLDLSTEDDGTVAFALTKVQQYRIAMTAKDCSIMIALSPCLQDECSEQRPVVLASKSRFTFSVSVLDLDLKPYESILHQYKLDGKIVNYYLKNVQAKDDPVMSSLFKETEDCTLVLHKV from the exons ATGAAGCAGTTCTTCGGGGAGAATTACGTTCATCATGGG gaaattgTTCAACTGCCTTTAGACTTCATCAGACAGCTGTGTTTAAAGATTCAGCCAGAGAGGCCAG AGTCTCGCTGCGATAAAGACATGGACGCTCTTAGCGGTTATGCAATGTGCCTTCCTAATCTTACCAGGCTGCAGACCTATCGTTTTGCGGAACATCGGCCAATCCTCTGCATAGAGATTAAG ccaaAGTGTGGCTTCATTCCTTTCTCCAGCCATGTTTCACAGGAGATAAAGCACAAGGTGTGTCGTTATTGTATGCATCAGCATTTAAag GTAGCAAATGGAAAATGGAAGCGACCAAGTAAATATTGTCCATTAGATCTCTTCTCAGG aaataaacaGAGAATGCACTTTGCTTTGAAGAGCTTATTACAGGAGGCACAGAAcaacttgaaaatatttaag aATGGTGAACTAATTTATGGCTGTAAAGATGATCAGGACTCTGTTTCTGACTGGAACGAGCTTGCTCGTCActtaaaacctttcttttttccttcaaatgggTTGGTCAGTGGACCACACTGTACAAGGACAATTGTTAAAGAATTAATCCATGTTATAACTATGGCACTACTAAGTAGTACTGATGCCTGCAGGGCAGGTGATATGAGGACAGTTCCCATTTCACAAGGAAGAAGCTACTGTGAAGCAAGTGCTTTTAATAAGGAGCTAGTAAGAAATG GGAAGCATAAATTGGAAAGCTCTGGCTTACCGAGGGGTTGTCTCCTTTATAAAACCCTTCAGGCTCAGATGCTTGACATGCTGGATATTGAAGGACTCTATCCTTTGTACAATAGAGTTGAACAGTACTTAGAGGAATTTCCTGAAGAGAG aaGTACACTGCAGATAGATGGGCCTTATAATGAAGCATTTTATGAGAAGCTGCTAGATCTTTCAACTGAAGACGATGGAACAGTAGCATTTGCGTTAACAAAG GTGCAGCAGTACAGAATAGCAATGACTGCGAAAGACTGCTCCATCATGATTGCCCTTTCACCTTGTCTACAAGACGAATG ctcTGAGCAAAGACCTGTGGTACTAGCATCCAAATCAAGATTcaccttttctgtttctgtcctgGACCTCGATCTTAAACCATATGAAAGCATTCTTCACCAGTACAAACTCGACGGCAAGATAGTAAACTATTATTTGAAGAATGTACAGGCCAAAGATGACCCAGTTATGTCCAGTCTCTTCAAGGAGACTGAAGACTGCACATTAGTTCTCCATAAAGTGTAA